Proteins encoded in a region of the Enterococcus gilvus ATCC BAA-350 genome:
- a CDS encoding VOC family protein — MKMAHTCVRVKDLEASVKFYQEAFGFEESRRRDFPDSKFTLVYLTLPGDDYELELTYNYDHAAYDLGDGYGHIAIRSEDIEALHAEHKDKGFTITDMKGLPGTDPSYYFITDPDGYKIEVIR, encoded by the coding sequence ATGAAAATGGCACATACATGTGTTCGCGTTAAGGACTTGGAAGCTTCAGTGAAATTCTATCAAGAGGCCTTTGGTTTTGAAGAATCTCGTCGCCGTGATTTTCCTGATTCAAAATTTACTTTGGTTTATTTAACTTTACCAGGGGATGACTACGAATTAGAATTAACCTACAACTATGATCATGCAGCTTATGATTTAGGAGACGGCTATGGTCATATCGCGATTCGTTCAGAAGACATCGAAGCGCTTCATGCTGAGCATAAAGACAAAGGATTTACCATTACTGACATGAAAGGCTTACCTGGAACAGATCCATCTTATTACTTTATTACTGATCCTGACGGCTACAAAATAGAAGTGATCCGTTAG
- the gap gene encoding type I glyceraldehyde-3-phosphate dehydrogenase — protein sequence MTVKVGINGFGRIGRLAFRRIQDVEGLEVVAINDLTDAKMLAHLLKYDTTQGRFNGTVEVHEGSFNVNGKEVKVLANRNPEELPWGELGVDIVLECTGFFTSKSAAEKHLTAGAKRVVISAPGGNDVPTIVYNTNHETLTGDETVISGASCTTNCLAPMAKTLNDEFGVVEGLMTTIHAYTGDQMTLDGPHPKGDFRRARAAAANIVPNSTGAAKAIGLVIPDLNGKLDGAAQRVPIATGSLTELVTVLNKKVTVDEVNAAMKAAETESFGYNTDEIVSSDIVGMTYGSLFDETQTKVMTVGDQQLVKTVAWYDNEMSYTAQLVRTLEYFAKL from the coding sequence ATGACAGTAAAAGTTGGAATTAACGGATTTGGACGTATCGGACGCTTAGCATTCCGCCGTATCCAAGATGTAGAAGGATTGGAAGTTGTAGCTATCAACGACCTAACAGACGCTAAAATGTTGGCTCACTTGTTAAAATATGATACAACTCAAGGTCGCTTTAACGGAACTGTTGAAGTTCATGAAGGTTCATTCAACGTGAACGGCAAAGAAGTTAAAGTTCTTGCTAACCGCAACCCTGAAGAATTACCTTGGGGAGAACTAGGAGTAGATATCGTTTTAGAATGTACTGGATTCTTCACTTCTAAATCTGCTGCTGAAAAACACTTAACAGCTGGTGCTAAACGTGTTGTTATCTCAGCTCCTGGTGGTAACGATGTTCCAACAATCGTTTATAACACTAACCATGAAACTTTAACTGGTGACGAAACAGTTATCTCTGGTGCTTCATGTACTACTAACTGTTTAGCTCCTATGGCTAAAACTTTAAATGACGAATTTGGCGTTGTTGAAGGATTAATGACAACTATCCATGCTTACACAGGTGACCAAATGACTCTTGATGGACCTCACCCTAAAGGCGACTTCCGTCGTGCGCGTGCTGCTGCAGCAAACATCGTGCCTAACTCAACTGGTGCTGCTAAAGCTATCGGTTTAGTTATTCCTGACTTGAACGGTAAATTAGACGGAGCAGCTCAACGTGTTCCTATCGCAACTGGTTCATTAACTGAATTAGTAACTGTTCTTAACAAAAAAGTGACTGTTGACGAAGTAAATGCAGCGATGAAAGCAGCAGAAACTGAATCATTCGGTTACAACACTGACGAAATCGTTTCTTCAGATATCGTAGGCATGACTTACGGTTCATTATTTGACGAAACTCAAACTAAAGTAATGACAGTTGGCGACCAACAATTAGTTAAAACTGTTGCTTGGTATGACAATGAAATGTCATACACTGCTCAATTAGTTCGTACTTTAGAATACTTCGCTAAACTTTAA
- a CDS encoding sugar-binding transcriptional regulator: MLSELRVLEAIAPDVLEVVKKRYRIMQNIFWMQPIGRRNLADSLGLTERVLRSETEYLRDQRLIDATKSGMLLTEKGEGLLQHLELLMEQFTGMDQLEKQLASLFSIERCLIVSGNSDEQGKVIGEFGELVDEALQRQLPDGRNIIAVMGGTTMAEVARHVSPLETAKRHNLFVPARGGIGEAVSIQANSVSALMAANAHGEHRALYVPEQLSEEAYHTLLKEPSIRSVLAMIKEANCVVHSIGRALHMAARRKMSEDEIIRLKQKNAVAESFGYFFDENGAIVHKVPRIGLSLEDIQKMPTVLAVAGGKSKVKAITAYMKNAPKQTWLITDEAAANEILKGISPLK, translated from the coding sequence TTGTTAAGTGAATTAAGAGTACTTGAAGCTATCGCCCCTGATGTCTTAGAGGTTGTTAAAAAGAGATACCGCATCATGCAAAATATTTTTTGGATGCAACCCATCGGTCGGAGAAACTTGGCTGATTCATTAGGTCTCACTGAGCGTGTATTAAGAAGTGAGACAGAGTATCTTCGAGATCAGCGTTTGATCGATGCAACAAAGAGCGGCATGTTACTAACTGAAAAGGGCGAGGGTTTATTGCAACATCTAGAACTTTTGATGGAACAATTCACCGGCATGGATCAGTTGGAAAAGCAGCTTGCTTCACTTTTTAGCATTGAGCGATGTTTGATTGTTTCTGGTAACAGTGATGAACAGGGGAAAGTAATCGGGGAATTTGGCGAGTTGGTTGATGAGGCACTACAGCGTCAACTTCCAGATGGCCGAAATATTATTGCCGTAATGGGTGGTACAACGATGGCCGAAGTTGCCAGACATGTCAGCCCGTTAGAAACAGCAAAACGTCACAATCTTTTTGTTCCAGCTAGAGGAGGTATCGGTGAAGCGGTATCGATCCAAGCCAACTCAGTGAGCGCCTTGATGGCAGCAAATGCTCATGGGGAACACCGTGCGTTGTATGTTCCAGAACAACTCAGTGAAGAAGCTTACCACACATTGCTAAAAGAGCCTTCAATTAGAAGTGTTTTAGCGATGATCAAGGAGGCCAACTGTGTTGTGCACAGTATTGGTCGTGCTTTGCACATGGCAGCCAGAAGAAAAATGTCTGAAGACGAAATTATTCGTTTGAAGCAAAAAAATGCTGTTGCAGAATCATTTGGTTACTTTTTTGACGAAAATGGAGCAATCGTTCATAAAGTACCACGCATCGGTTTGTCATTAGAAGACATTCAAAAGATGCCTACGGTTCTCGCCGTGGCTGGTGGAAAAAGTAAAGTAAAAGCCATCACCGCGTATATGAAAAATGCTCCCAAACAAACGTGGCTCATCACAGATGAAGCCGCCGCAAATGAGATTTTAAAAGGGATATCCCCTTTAAAATAA
- a CDS encoding DUF1934 domain-containing protein, with product MNINEGIPAKINIQTKVTQNNETEDFVFDLPGQVVKMGDKLYIRYKEIQPDGKEVPVTVKVTPDSQVQLTRAGEARMRMRFAYREKMETNYKTPFGMFVITTFATKLHISLKDRPFSGVITIDYALYMKEEKVGDYQMVLEFTT from the coding sequence GTGAATATTAATGAAGGCATTCCCGCAAAAATAAACATTCAAACGAAAGTCACTCAAAACAATGAGACAGAAGATTTCGTATTTGATCTCCCCGGACAAGTGGTTAAGATGGGAGATAAGTTGTACATTCGCTATAAGGAAATCCAACCCGATGGCAAAGAAGTTCCAGTAACAGTGAAAGTCACCCCTGATTCACAAGTTCAATTAACACGTGCAGGCGAAGCGCGCATGCGGATGCGTTTTGCATATCGTGAAAAAATGGAGACCAACTATAAAACTCCGTTTGGAATGTTCGTTATCACGACGTTTGCGACGAAATTACACATTAGTTTGAAAGACCGCCCGTTTTCCGGTGTCATCACGATTGATTACGCTCTATATATGAAGGAAGAAAAAGTCGGCGACTATCAGATGGTCTTAGAATTTACCACCTAA
- a CDS encoding cytochrome P450: MEKVPEIKIKLTDVTERLDEGYLLFSTLREEAKAPVVKARLLNKEVIAVYGQEAAKKFYDPNNFKREGAMPKLVLKTLFGEEGVQTMDGQSHEHRKTIFMNLMTPKRMEDYHQIVDKNLSEKLDQQQGEFDLFDLSKDVLFRSICEWAGIDLSKIPKEEVEQLADYQISMISSAVTNPATHIKGVENRKKSEKWAQSLIEDARIHPVANKEEVALYAFANATDEQGELLPINVAAVELLNVIRPTVALTVWIALMGHALFSRPDIYQRLRAEFTQLQDSFIQEMRRYYPFFPMLPAFATKDVEIDGYMIPKDSWVVLDLYGTNHDERSMESPEVFRISRYLGKEKHISYDEEYEMIAQGGGKFEAMHRCAGEWITLHTLRVFSDQLVNKYEFSVPNQDWSIPMNQFPTFPNSKALVLKK, encoded by the coding sequence ATGGAAAAAGTGCCTGAAATAAAAATCAAATTAACAGACGTAACGGAACGATTGGATGAAGGCTATTTATTATTTTCAACCTTACGAGAAGAAGCAAAAGCGCCGGTTGTAAAAGCGCGCTTATTAAACAAAGAAGTCATCGCAGTTTACGGTCAAGAAGCAGCAAAGAAGTTTTATGACCCAAATAATTTTAAACGTGAAGGTGCAATGCCTAAGCTTGTGCTGAAAACGTTGTTTGGTGAAGAAGGTGTCCAAACAATGGATGGACAGTCTCACGAACATAGAAAGACGATTTTTATGAATTTGATGACACCAAAACGGATGGAAGACTATCATCAAATAGTAGATAAGAATTTATCAGAGAAGCTCGATCAACAACAAGGGGAATTCGACCTATTCGACCTATCGAAAGATGTTTTGTTCCGATCCATCTGTGAATGGGCAGGCATCGATTTGTCAAAAATACCAAAAGAAGAGGTAGAACAACTTGCAGACTATCAAATTTCAATGATTAGTTCGGCAGTAACAAATCCGGCAACACACATTAAAGGCGTTGAAAATCGGAAAAAATCAGAAAAATGGGCCCAATCGTTGATTGAGGACGCACGCATCCATCCAGTTGCCAATAAAGAAGAAGTGGCTCTTTATGCTTTTGCGAATGCTACAGATGAGCAGGGTGAATTATTACCAATCAATGTAGCTGCTGTGGAATTACTGAATGTGATTCGTCCGACCGTCGCGTTGACCGTCTGGATTGCTTTGATGGGCCATGCGCTATTTAGCCGTCCAGATATCTATCAACGGCTCCGAGCAGAATTCACTCAATTGCAAGATTCCTTTATACAGGAGATGCGGCGTTACTATCCGTTCTTTCCGATGCTGCCAGCTTTTGCAACGAAGGATGTGGAAATCGATGGGTATATGATACCGAAAGACAGTTGGGTAGTTTTGGATCTCTACGGGACAAATCATGATGAACGTTCCATGGAATCTCCTGAAGTATTTCGTATCTCTCGTTATTTGGGTAAAGAGAAGCACATTTCTTATGATGAGGAATATGAGATGATTGCTCAAGGCGGAGGTAAATTTGAGGCGATGCATCGCTGTGCGGGAGAATGGATCACGCTTCATACATTGCGTGTTTTTTCTGATCAACTCGTTAATAAATACGAATTTTCAGTTCCCAATCAAGATTGGTCGATCCCTATGAATCAGTTTCCGACATTTCCAAACAGTAAAGCATTAGTGCTGAAGAAATAA
- a CDS encoding lipoate--protein ligase family protein: MKEALLFDQGMLPENDLFNPFALTDVLTEFSGEQVQPIIHFWQLPKTLILGMKDSRVTYLEDALKTVQQKEYRLLLRNAGGLGVISDEGILNVSLILPKESIAASSIDDGYQTMADWLSRTAFGKLGIEIGEVFDSYCPGNYDLSINGKKIAGIAQRRVKEGVAIMMYLSVNGNQRIRGEVVRAFYQSGLKEQFGVDYPPVEPNSMTTLNDVFPSEVSIASVKKELLEVMPHRDQTTAISDFYLLEDYQRRIQHMQQRNKIIQEVLHEL, translated from the coding sequence ATGAAAGAAGCATTGCTTTTTGACCAAGGAATGCTGCCGGAAAATGATTTGTTCAACCCATTTGCTTTGACTGATGTTCTCACAGAATTCAGCGGCGAACAAGTTCAGCCGATCATTCATTTTTGGCAATTACCAAAGACACTCATTTTAGGAATGAAAGATAGCCGTGTCACCTATCTCGAGGATGCCTTAAAAACAGTTCAACAAAAAGAGTATCGCTTGCTTTTGCGAAACGCTGGCGGATTAGGGGTTATCAGTGATGAAGGGATTTTGAATGTCTCTTTGATTCTTCCCAAAGAGTCTATTGCCGCGTCATCGATTGACGATGGGTATCAGACCATGGCTGATTGGTTGAGTCGCACCGCCTTTGGAAAATTGGGCATTGAGATTGGCGAGGTGTTCGATTCTTATTGTCCAGGTAACTATGATCTCTCCATCAATGGAAAAAAAATTGCTGGGATCGCACAGCGCCGCGTCAAAGAAGGTGTAGCTATCATGATGTATTTGAGTGTTAACGGAAATCAACGCATCCGAGGAGAAGTAGTTCGAGCCTTTTATCAAAGCGGCTTAAAAGAGCAGTTTGGTGTGGATTATCCTCCCGTTGAACCGAATAGCATGACTACGCTGAATGATGTTTTTCCGTCAGAGGTTTCCATCGCTTCAGTCAAAAAGGAACTATTAGAAGTGATGCCTCATAGAGACCAGACAACTGCTATAAGCGATTTTTATTTGTTGGAGGATTACCAGCGCCGTATCCAACACATGCAACAACGCAATAAAATCATTCAGGAGGTACTCCATGAGTTATAA
- a CDS encoding V-type ATP synthase subunit D, with protein MVKLNVNPTRMELTRLKKQLTTASRGHKLLKDKQDELMRRFILLVKKNNQMRVEVEEALQQAMKNFSLADALLNDKYIDELLAVPKERVSLDVIEKDVMSVKVPIMNFQHESELSDGPLEYGFLNSNDELDQSIQKFTEVLPKLLELTEIEKTCQLMAKEIEKTRRRVNALEYMTIPQLEETIYFIQMKLEENERAEVTRMIKVKNMGNK; from the coding sequence ATGGTGAAATTAAATGTGAATCCAACGCGGATGGAACTAACACGATTGAAGAAGCAGTTAACCACTGCCAGTCGCGGTCACAAGCTTTTGAAAGACAAGCAAGATGAGCTGATGCGTCGATTCATTTTATTGGTCAAAAAAAATAATCAGATGCGTGTGGAAGTTGAAGAAGCATTGCAGCAAGCAATGAAGAACTTTTCATTAGCAGATGCTTTATTAAATGACAAATACATTGATGAATTATTGGCGGTTCCAAAAGAGCGCGTTTCCCTCGACGTTATTGAAAAAGATGTTATGAGCGTGAAAGTGCCAATCATGAATTTCCAGCATGAATCAGAATTGTCGGATGGCCCGCTAGAATATGGATTTTTGAATTCCAATGACGAGTTAGATCAAAGTATTCAAAAGTTCACTGAAGTGTTGCCGAAGCTGTTGGAACTGACGGAGATTGAAAAAACCTGTCAATTGATGGCGAAAGAAATCGAAAAAACGCGTCGACGGGTCAATGCGTTAGAGTATATGACCATCCCGCAACTGGAAGAAACGATTTACTTTATTCAAATGAAATTGGAAGAAAACGAACGTGCCGAAGTCACACGTATGATCAAAGTGAAAAATATGGGTAATAAGTAA
- a CDS encoding HD domain-containing protein: MSYKNQMLPLEKVFRDPVHNYIHVQHQVILDLINSKEVQRLRRIKQLGTTSYTFHGAEHSRFSHSLGVYDITRRICDIFQRNYSQEKYGKDGWDDSHRLVALCAALLHDVGHGPYSHTFEHIFHTDHEALTVAIITSPETEVFQILNNVEEGFPEKVASVITKTYENPQVVQMISSQIDADRMDYLLRDAYYTGTEYGTFDLTRILRVIRPYEGGIAFSMNGMHAVEDYIVSRYQMYVQVYFHPVSRAMEVLLEHLLDRAHELYQEDAEIFTFHSQLLIPFLKADFSLEDYLKLDDGVLNTYFAQWIDEQDLILSDLAYRFLNRKPLKSITVDSSDNPLLVEMKALVEKAGFNPRYYTAINSSYDLPYDLYHPEKGSHRTQIELMQKDGSLIELSRASQLVSALTGQGQGDIRFYYPKEMTQQDSNNSDLFDDYYQEFAKHIHNGALVN, from the coding sequence ATGAGTTATAAAAATCAAATGCTGCCGCTGGAGAAAGTTTTCCGTGATCCAGTTCATAATTATATTCACGTTCAACACCAAGTAATTTTAGATTTGATCAATTCAAAAGAAGTACAACGACTGCGACGAATCAAGCAGCTTGGTACGACTTCTTACACCTTCCATGGTGCCGAACACAGTCGCTTTTCCCATTCTTTAGGAGTATATGATATTACACGTCGAATTTGTGACATTTTTCAGCGTAATTATTCTCAAGAGAAATATGGAAAAGACGGCTGGGATGATTCCCATCGACTGGTCGCCTTGTGTGCAGCCTTACTCCATGATGTTGGACATGGCCCTTATTCTCACACCTTTGAGCATATTTTCCACACGGATCATGAAGCGTTGACGGTAGCCATCATTACTTCACCAGAAACAGAAGTTTTTCAAATTTTGAATAACGTCGAAGAAGGCTTCCCGGAAAAAGTCGCCAGTGTTATCACAAAAACTTACGAAAATCCGCAGGTCGTACAAATGATCTCCAGTCAAATTGATGCTGATCGAATGGATTATCTATTGCGAGATGCCTATTACACAGGAACAGAGTACGGAACCTTTGATCTTACTAGAATCCTTCGGGTCATTCGTCCGTACGAAGGCGGAATCGCCTTTTCAATGAATGGGATGCACGCCGTCGAGGATTACATCGTTAGCCGTTATCAAATGTATGTCCAAGTGTATTTTCACCCTGTTTCTCGTGCAATGGAAGTCTTGCTTGAGCATCTATTGGATCGCGCGCACGAACTCTATCAAGAGGATGCTGAAATTTTTACTTTTCATTCTCAACTGTTGATTCCCTTTTTAAAGGCGGATTTCTCCTTAGAAGATTACCTGAAACTAGATGATGGCGTGTTGAATACGTATTTTGCTCAGTGGATCGATGAGCAAGATTTGATTTTAAGTGATTTGGCTTATCGTTTTTTGAATCGCAAACCCTTAAAATCCATCACTGTTGATTCCAGCGACAATCCTTTGTTAGTAGAAATGAAGGCCTTGGTCGAAAAAGCAGGGTTCAATCCCCGTTACTATACAGCAATCAATTCAAGCTATGACTTACCCTACGATTTGTACCATCCTGAAAAGGGCAGCCATCGTACACAGATAGAATTGATGCAAAAAGACGGCTCATTAATTGAATTATCCAGAGCGAGTCAACTGGTTTCAGCATTGACTGGTCAAGGACAAGGGGATATTCGTTTTTACTACCCAAAAGAAATGACCCAACAAGATAGTAATAATTCTGATCTTTTTGATGATTATTACCAAGAATTTGCTAAACATATCCATAATGGCGCGCTAGTCAATTAA
- the rpoN gene encoding RNA polymerase factor sigma-54 has protein sequence MKFQQGYSQKQQQTQKLAMTQELQQAIRILQFNTEELQDYVETVSLENPLIEVIPPKIQSDLMQMHNGGGAIKEESFFQIADHPVSLFEHLINQIHLNYRDTFIREIMLVLVESIDVNGYLKIDEEEIKKELKATDIQYLDALTLLQQLDPPGVGARNLQECLMLQTEQDNYAPDLAYLLLEESFDEIAKRKFEQIAKKYRISLPQVQEILDYIRSLNPFPGASFGGQDSNFIIPDLTLVRREDRLVVLSNKRGQLRLNFQENYFNRLKQQADEETAAYLKEKLQQFEWLNKTLGQRKDTILEVGKIIVQHQASFFEEKQGALKPLMLKDIAKQLEVHESTISRAVNGKYIETDFGVFELRSFFVNKVNDEDTSADGVKQLIASLVDDEDKRKPLSDQKIVELLAEKDQKVSRRTVAKYRDALKIPSSSKRKRFD, from the coding sequence ATGAAGTTTCAACAAGGTTATTCGCAAAAACAACAACAAACGCAAAAATTGGCGATGACTCAAGAGTTGCAGCAAGCCATTCGAATACTACAATTTAATACTGAAGAGCTGCAAGACTACGTTGAAACAGTCTCTTTAGAGAATCCGCTGATTGAAGTAATTCCGCCCAAAATCCAAAGTGACTTGATGCAGATGCATAACGGAGGCGGAGCAATCAAAGAAGAGTCTTTCTTCCAGATCGCAGATCATCCAGTTTCTTTGTTTGAGCATTTGATCAATCAGATTCATTTGAATTATCGTGATACCTTCATTCGTGAAATCATGCTCGTACTGGTAGAGTCTATTGATGTGAATGGGTATTTAAAAATTGATGAAGAAGAAATCAAAAAGGAACTAAAGGCGACAGACATCCAATACCTCGATGCGCTGACCCTTTTGCAGCAGTTAGATCCTCCGGGTGTGGGTGCTAGGAATCTACAGGAATGCTTGATGTTGCAAACCGAACAGGACAACTACGCTCCTGATTTAGCGTATCTGCTTTTGGAAGAATCGTTTGATGAAATTGCTAAAAGAAAGTTTGAACAAATCGCAAAAAAATATCGTATTAGTTTACCGCAAGTTCAAGAAATTTTAGACTATATTCGTAGCTTGAATCCATTTCCGGGAGCAAGCTTTGGCGGACAAGATTCCAATTTCATCATTCCTGATCTCACATTAGTTAGAAGAGAAGACCGCCTGGTGGTATTGTCCAATAAACGTGGGCAGCTGCGTTTGAATTTCCAAGAGAATTACTTCAACCGGTTGAAACAACAAGCAGATGAAGAAACAGCAGCCTACTTAAAAGAGAAGCTGCAACAATTTGAATGGTTGAATAAAACGCTGGGTCAGCGTAAGGACACCATATTAGAAGTTGGAAAAATCATCGTGCAGCATCAAGCATCGTTCTTTGAAGAAAAACAAGGGGCGCTAAAGCCATTGATGCTAAAGGACATCGCGAAACAACTGGAAGTACACGAGTCAACAATCAGTCGCGCCGTCAACGGGAAATATATTGAAACAGACTTCGGTGTGTTTGAATTAAGAAGCTTCTTCGTCAATAAGGTCAACGATGAGGACACGTCGGCGGATGGGGTCAAACAGTTGATTGCTTCATTAGTTGATGATGAGGATAAGCGCAAGCCATTATCCGATCAGAAAATTGTTGAATTACTTGCTGAGAAGGATCAAAAAGTATCACGGCGGACCGTCGCAAAATATCGGGATGCATTGAAAATTCCCAGCTCATCGAAAAGAAAACGTTTTGATTAA
- the rpoE gene encoding DNA-directed RNA polymerase subunit delta — protein MELSIFDGLNKDELSMIEVAHAILEERADVMDFSDLVNQIQNYLGKSDSEIRDALAQFYTDLNIDGSFISLGDNRWGLRSWYAIDSINEEVNHGLEDDEEDTPRRKKRKKVNAFINGDEDAIDYNDDDPEDTDLLAEDEEDEIDDDDDDDDDEIAAYNSDLQEIGADANEDDEEVVPGGIEDDLSVIDDDDDDDFDDEEDEE, from the coding sequence TTGGAACTTAGTATTTTTGATGGTTTGAACAAAGATGAATTGTCAATGATTGAAGTGGCACACGCAATTCTGGAAGAACGCGCAGATGTAATGGATTTTTCGGATCTAGTAAACCAAATCCAAAACTATCTTGGCAAATCAGACAGTGAGATTCGTGATGCATTAGCACAATTTTATACCGATTTGAATATTGATGGAAGTTTTATTTCTCTTGGCGACAATCGCTGGGGATTACGCTCATGGTACGCGATCGACTCGATTAACGAGGAAGTGAACCACGGCTTAGAAGACGACGAAGAGGACACACCGCGTCGTAAGAAACGTAAAAAAGTCAATGCCTTTATCAATGGGGATGAAGATGCGATTGATTACAATGATGACGATCCAGAGGATACCGATTTATTGGCTGAAGATGAAGAAGACGAAATCGACGACGATGACGATGACGATGATGACGAAATCGCAGCATACAACTCTGACTTGCAAGAAATCGGAGCAGATGCTAATGAGGATGATGAGGAAGTTGTCCCTGGCGGAATCGAAGATGATCTAAGCGTGATTGACGATGACGATGATGACGACTTTGATGATGAAGAAGATGAAGAGTAG
- a CDS encoding phosphoglycerate kinase: MAKMTVKDLDLKDKKVLVRVDFNVPVKDGVITDDTRIKAALPTINYILEQGGKAILFSHLGRVKTEEDKAGKSLKPVAERLSELLGKNVTFVPETRGSDLETAIADMKDGDVVVFENTRFEDIDGKKESGNDAELGKYWASLGDVFVNDAFGTAHRAHASNVGIASTGIPTVAGFLMEKEIKFIGEAVEEPKRPMVAILGGAKVSDKIGVIKNLIPKADKILIGGGMTYTFYKAKGMEIGNSLVEADKVDLAKELIEAAGDKLVLPVDSITAAEFSNDVPTEEHTGDVPVGQMGLDIGPESIALFAQTLEGAKTVVWNGPMGVFEMSNFARGTIGVCEAIANLKDATTIIGGGDSAAAAEQLGFADKFTHISTGGGASLELLEGKELPGLAAINDK; the protein is encoded by the coding sequence ATGGCAAAAATGACAGTTAAAGATCTTGACTTGAAAGACAAGAAAGTTTTAGTTCGTGTGGACTTCAACGTTCCTGTTAAAGATGGCGTGATTACTGATGACACTCGTATTAAAGCGGCGTTGCCAACAATCAACTACATTTTAGAACAAGGCGGAAAAGCAATTTTGTTCTCTCACCTTGGTCGTGTGAAAACAGAAGAAGACAAAGCAGGCAAATCATTAAAACCTGTTGCTGAACGTTTAAGCGAATTATTAGGTAAAAATGTAACATTTGTACCTGAAACTCGTGGTTCTGATTTGGAAACAGCAATCGCAGACATGAAAGACGGAGACGTAGTTGTCTTTGAAAACACTCGTTTCGAAGATATCGACGGCAAAAAAGAAAGCGGAAATGATGCTGAACTTGGTAAATACTGGGCTTCATTAGGTGATGTATTCGTCAACGACGCATTTGGTACTGCTCACCGTGCACATGCCTCTAACGTAGGTATCGCTTCTACTGGAATTCCAACTGTTGCTGGATTCTTGATGGAAAAAGAAATCAAATTCATCGGCGAAGCTGTTGAAGAACCTAAGCGTCCTATGGTAGCTATCCTGGGCGGCGCGAAAGTTTCTGACAAAATCGGCGTAATCAAAAACTTGATTCCTAAAGCTGACAAAATTTTGATCGGTGGCGGAATGACGTATACATTCTACAAAGCTAAAGGCATGGAAATCGGTAACTCATTAGTAGAAGCTGACAAAGTGGACTTAGCAAAAGAATTGATCGAAGCTGCTGGCGACAAATTAGTATTGCCAGTTGACTCAATCACAGCGGCTGAATTTTCAAACGATGTACCAACTGAAGAACACACTGGTGATGTTCCTGTTGGACAAATGGGTCTTGACATTGGACCAGAATCAATCGCTTTGTTTGCTCAAACATTAGAAGGCGCGAAAACAGTTGTATGGAACGGACCTATGGGTGTGTTCGAAATGAGCAACTTTGCTCGTGGAACAATCGGTGTTTGTGAAGCCATCGCTAACTTAAAAGACGCAACTACAATCATCGGTGGTGGGGATTCTGCAGCTGCAGCTGAACAACTTGGCTTTGCTGACAAATTCACTCACATTTCAACTGGTGGCGGTGCAAGTCTTGAGTTATTAGAAGGTAAAGAACTACCTGGTCTTGCAGCAATCAACGATAAATAA
- a CDS encoding NUDIX hydrolase → MIPVFGVKDVEKNYQARYAAYAILMNEEKEIALIQAPNGAYFLPGGEIEGKETKEEAIAREMLEELGFTVVLSDYLGQADEYFYSRHRETFYYNPGYFYSTKSWERVSEPLEEGNNSSWESPEKAMALLKRGSHKWAVEEWLKKNPF, encoded by the coding sequence ATGATCCCAGTATTTGGCGTGAAGGACGTCGAAAAAAACTATCAAGCACGTTATGCAGCTTATGCAATTTTAATGAATGAGGAAAAGGAAATTGCACTTATTCAAGCTCCTAATGGCGCATATTTTTTACCTGGCGGAGAAATCGAAGGAAAGGAAACGAAAGAAGAAGCGATTGCCCGTGAAATGTTAGAGGAATTAGGTTTTACAGTTGTATTATCTGACTATTTAGGACAAGCGGACGAGTATTTCTATTCGCGTCATCGGGAAACCTTTTATTATAATCCAGGCTATTTCTATTCCACGAAGAGTTGGGAAAGAGTTTCTGAGCCTTTAGAAGAAGGAAACAACAGCAGTTGGGAGTCACCGGAAAAAGCAATGGCGTTACTTAAGCGCGGCAGCCATAAGTGGGCAGTAGAAGAATGGTTAAAGAAGAACCCTTTCTGA